The region CCCCCAGACCTGTGTCCCTGTTCTCAACAAGACTCTGTCTGGATTCTCCTCTTGccattgctgttttctcagaGTCCTGCTGGAAGAGTGGAATcaccatagctttactgatgtcttccttggtttcccagggtctgaaaagtacgtgcaagtctgcagccacaggccgactggaaaacaactttacatccacgtaaatactgtcatcttgccccataaccacgGTTCAACAGATCACATAactgtgggaaaggagggaaccCCGATAAATGCTTACCAaggaaaaactgtgtccttttacattcttttacagcccatgtggttttaggtcccaacatggctttggtcctgctcactctagcgatgttaatgaaatttgagaaagagagaagaaaagtggggtTTGAGGTACAAGATCCTAAGTGGAATCAAGTGCATCTGATTACTCACTTCAGGAGGGACGTGAGGAAAACGGGCACTTACTGAGTGAACATCTAGGATCCAGTGGTGTGGTTTACTACGTAGACAAGCTACGGGAATTGCCTTTACTGCTTAAATAACACATTACGAGTACCAACGtagctagaaaaaatattaagaagagaaaataacccaccaattttttttttaatggtggaataAGCGTTAAGTCAGGTCTTTGCTGAAGAAAGCTGTCATAGCTATATCATATTGCAAAAATAGACTTGAAGTCAACGGAGATTTCTTGAGGATAAAGATAGTCCCCCTgggataaaatgttcaattcatgtgggaggtattataaatttaagatgacCTATACTGGGTAGGGTAGCTTCAAACTATTTAAGTCAACACTTGACTGAATGACAATAAGGAGTAGCGAAGGTCACCACCAAATATAGACATTTGCAGCCACCTGTAAGCAAGTGGCCGAAACGTAACAAGGACTTAGAAATAAAGCACCTACCAAGCTTGCTTGACGAAATGGAGTAATGCGATAATATGAACCCGGAAATTAGAGAATGTGTTTTATCCACCTGatgtatatttatgcacataGAACATGTACTCGGCCATCAAGCAAGATTCCAGAAGTATCAAATACATATCACATTCTCTGACTACAGTACATTTAAGAATCAATGACAAACCATGTTGTCAAAACCAAATGTTTGGGATGACACAAATCACTCTGAAGAAATAATGGGCCAAAGGACAAATCATTACagggactgaaaaatatttattgatgcgtGAGAATAAAATTTGTGGGGCATGCGTGAGTGCTACTGAGAGAGGATTTTATGGCCCACGTGctgattaaaaagattaaaaagaaggaagccttGATCAGGCATTTTACGGAAGACCAAGCACAAACGATCACAAAGAACAACAAGAAGCACGATTGAAGAGGTGCCACCTCGCTCAAGTCTCCTGGAAAATGCCTACTACAACCACAGTGACATACTATTTCACACCGTCGGAGCAGTGAGAATTAAAAAGGTCAGACCGCATCAAATGTTGGTGACTAGTGGGGACTCACACTCTGGTATTAGGAGGACAAATTGGTCTGACCATCTTGGAGAGCAATCTGGCAATACTAATTAATGCGCAGGATGCACACACTGCTGACAGCAGCAGTTCCATTGCTGGGTACACTACCTAGTGGCCTGAACACAAGGAGACGTGTGTGGGGACATTCTTAGCAGCCCtgtggtctgggtggggcctctgGAAGATCTGCAGGGACCGAAGAGACAGCTAATGGACCCTGAAGCACTGacctggaagagggagggatagCACTAGATGTAGTCTCTCGAAAAtggaaacaggtgttcaaacaaagatAACTACATGAACGTTCAGAGGTgccctattctcaatagccaaaagggggaaacaacccaaatgcccatcaatggacaaatagataaactaaatgtcgtccatccataccatggattattattcagctgtgaaaaggaaggaagcaagtacCGATTCACGCTACCACGTAGATGTACCATGAGGAAAACATTACACTATGTGAAAgccgccagacacagaaggccatgcGTTGGGTTCCATGGGAGGGAGAGCTCCACATGGGGGAAACCTCTGTcgacagaaagcagataagtggttgccaagAGCTATTTATTGggagcgtgtgtatgtgtgtgctcgggggtggggggacgacGAGCATGGGGAGTGAGTGCTTAACGGGTACAGGGGTTTCTTGGCGGGGTggtgaaaatgctttggaagcagaCGGTTGTGATTGTTCCACGACATCACGAATGTACTTGACACCATGTCGTACCcgtcccccacccctctttctttatcttgcctgcgATGCTCGGGTCCTACAGAAGGCGAGCGCTGCCACAGAGGGAGGGCCCAGGGGCGAGAGCGTGCGGGTGCCTTGCACCTGCCCTGGCCGGCCGTTTGTAGGCCCAGGCCCGCTCCCTCGGGGTCAACTGGAGGGCAGTGACGTCACCAGTGTGCGCGGCCACGAGCCTGTTCCGGACCAATGAGGGGCCGGGTCGCGGTAGCTAGGTTACGGAGTACGGGCCAAGTACCGACATCTTGAGAGGCATCCAGTCGAGCCAGACCTCGCAGATTGATCGGTCGTCTCCAAGGCCCGGCATGCCGAGCAGGAGGACGAGCCGTCCACGGTCGTCCGGTCTCAATAGGTGCCGTGCCGCCGCTCTCGCGCCCACCGAGCCGAGCTGACATTCTCCGTGAGCCACCCGGAGCGCCTCCTGCGGGAGGGCCACTACGCCCAGTGCCCGAGTTCGTGTGCGCCGGTCTTTCTAGGTGCCATCGTCGAGTACGTGACGGCCAAGGTCTTGGAGCTGGCGAGCGACGAGGCccggaggagcagcaggagatgcATCACCTTGGAGCTGTTGGACGTGGCCGTGCACAGCAACGCGCTGCTCAGTGGCTTCTTCGTGACTACAACCATCTCCCAGGTGGCCCCAGCCTAGCTGTGGACGCCTGGCACCCAGGGGGCCTCACCAGCCCACCGATCCTCCGTCTACTCCTGCTAGCCCGGCGCCAGCCCCTTCCGTCACAGCCAGCCGGGACAGCCCTGGCCTGTCTTGTGCCTTCGGCGCCTTGTGTCATTAAAGTGTTTGAAAGTACCCACAGGCTTGCTCTATAAATTTTGTGTCAGAGTGGGGTGTGAGACACCCAATGTTGGACGGACGGGCAGGGAGTGGCGAGGGtcagggaacagggagggcaCAGGGGAGCAGACTCTCGTGGTGACAATGGGGGTTGGTGTCCCCGTGTGGGAGGTGCTGTCTGGGGCGGGGGCACAGGAGGCTCCCACGTGGACCCTGAGCTAGTCACCGGAACGATGGTGTTCATTGGGGTGGAGCTCAAGGCCAAGACTGAGGTGTCCTGGTAGGATGAATGTCAAAAGGGGTTATGTTATGGAGGGGGACGGAGCCTCAGGTGGCATGGGAGCTCAAGTCAAGGGCTCAAGTGGGGCAGGGACGTTGACTGCCAGAGAGAGGAGTGATTGATGGGTGGGAACAATGCAGAAATCCCCAAAGGCGGAACTAGGGTCACAGGGGGTCAAGAGTTTAGTTTTGGCCTTGttcagagggagaggctgggagacgCCCTTAGCTACCGGGATACGCAAGCTGTAGCCTAGCAACAGCGCGGTCAGGCCAGGCCCCGCCTCAGATGCCGCTCTCTGCGTATCACCAGGGCGACAGGACCGTGGCAGGTGTCCCGGGGCTGCGCCCAGGAGTGGCTGTCTATGTGGCCTGTTGCCAGCTGGCGGTAGCACGCTTCCAGCAGGCGCTCTTCCACCGGCCATGGAGGAGCTGGCCCTCACTCAGGCTGTCCGCCTCTTCCTGCGACAGGAGAGTGATGCTTGCCAGGGCCTGGTCATGGAGGTGTACCTTGATgtgatttttctaagagtttttgagTGTCAGCCCTTAGATCTGTCAtccattttgaatgaatttttatacatggtgtgagatagaagtccaagttcactcttttgcatgtggatatccagttgtcacagcaccatttgtgacagggattattcttttcccccactgaatggtcttggaaccTGTACTGAAAATCGACTATACACAGATATCAGGGTTAATTTCTGACTCTAAATCACGCATTTATTATGTTACTTTAATCTACGGACATGTCTACATCGAGGGTCACTTGTGGGCCAAACAAAGTGCTAGGGATTGGAGATATAAAGACGGATAGCCTTAGTAGATTCTCCTGTGGTTATTATCAAGTGACTGTTCTCTTGTTCAGTGGCTGAGAAAGTTGAAAATGTGGCTTTGGCCCAGGAGAGCCTCATTGTCGTAGAGACGTCCAGCTGTGGGAGTGAATGACTCTGAACCACCCACGCTCACCTCCTCCATGACCCGGGCAAGGATTAGAACAGACAGCGCTGAGCAACGCTTCCATACCACTGTTTGGTCATCATGGCCTACTTAGGGTCCGATGGCTATAAACAGTTGTGCGAGCTTGACTACAGCTCATCTGGCTTGGATCTCAGAGTTCCAGACCTTCAAAGGTAACTGGGCAAAATGTGCCTGCTTCTGGTAGAGGCCCCTATTATCTTGGAGGAGTGAGTGTACTCGGGATGAAAGGAATAAGGACCCTCGGGCCTAAAGcagtgggagaggcaaggaaTGTGAGCCCGCGGTCCCTGAGCCAATCAGAGAGGGCCGTGATGGGGTCTGGGAAGGTGAGGTCGGCTAGGACATCATGAAGCCCCTGTTCCTGGGGTGAGGTCCTAAGTAGAGGGAAGACATGGGGGAACGGGCCTGCAAGGCTAAAGCGGAGGTAGGGGCTGGGAAATGAGGCccggtgtaagaacccaaatgccccaagggatcacaccctgatcacataagtccttctcggccacaccccatcatggcgctggttgccctttccttccgtattctccttcctacCGGCGCGAATcgtacaccaatcagctcaccccccaagccccatgcggtatgctaagtagggactgtatcttaagccaatcagctttccctaaaaaccctatgtatatgtttgtgtgccgcctaataaacgagccctctccggtgggtcatcaactggtgtcgactcgtcctttcacccgGACACCTCGGCCAATgataggggtgggggcgggggcgggcggggccTGCTCCGGGCCTTGTAAGTGCGGGTTTCTGCGCGGGAACGCACACCACGAAGGCAGTGAGCAGCTCTCTCCACCCCAGGGGCATCCTTCAGGCGTCTTCAAGCCCTCAGGTGAGGTGGTGCGGTCCCGCTGGGGCCAGAGGACGATGGGGACGGGAGTGCGCAGGGACTGCGTGGCGGGGCTGTCGCGCCTTCGGGAGCCCTAGGGGCCCGGATTGCGGTTGGCTTTTCCCGTCGGCGCCCCGGGGCGAGACTCGTGCCTTTGTCTTCCCTCGGCGAGCCGCCTGCGTGAGATGCCGAGCCCTCCCGGGGGTCGGGCCCTGGAAGGCCCGAGGGGCGGACCCCCAAAGCGGCCGGCCGGTCCGCGGAAGAAGTGCAGGTCGGAGGCTTCGAGGACGAAGCGGAGTTGAGGGCTCGCCAGGAATGGGCCCTCTGGGCCTGgcccctcgctccctcccctccCGTGGCCCTTCGGCTGGGCGCCCGACCAGGATGacagttattttcaaatgaaagcaAGATGCTCCTGTCAAAGTGGCCTGTGCGCCCGGCCCTGTTATTTGTTTGTCCCGGTTTCCCCAGATTTGAGGTTGGCTTCAGAGCGCTTGGCACGGGAGGGTCATAGGATAAGGTCAACTGAATGGAGGGGACGTGTTTGAAACTACTGGCCGCTTGGGGGCGTCTCTGTTCTACTCTGGTCGCTAGACGTGTCTCGCCCCACCAGGGTGGGAACAGACATGAGCAGGAGAGCTCCGCCTTCCGGATTCTGGGGtctcttattctttgttttgGACAAACCTAGAATGTTCAGAGGCCGCCGCAAGGCATTTCATCAGGTCCACAGCAAGACTCTTCTGAGCCTTGTCTCCTTGCCTCGCCCTTGACAGAGAAAACGTGGTGAAATAAGACTCTGTGTATTTAGCGTATCCCATTCTGCCGAAGTCGTGAGTCTGATCCTAATTAGCTGTCCCTTCTTACAGCGTTTACAAACCGCTGCCACAAGGGGCTAGTATAAGACGAGTAACCAGTTACGACCGGATTaaatcctctcccctctcttattGCAGCACCTTAATCTACTGTTTGGgggcatttaaaatggaaagaaattagtaCAACTTTGGCCACCCCTTTTTGTGTGCTGCTCCCCATCCTCCAAGAAAAATGCCGtcgccaccccaccccccccaccccccggtaatTGAACAGACAGCGAAGATTCTTAGATAGTGCTGTCATCTATTAGAAAATCATTGACTGGTTGAaccaagtttttattatattcttcgaCCCCTAATTGTTCCTGTGCTTCTCTTACCTCCATTGTACCTttgctgtgattttaaaagagTCGGACATGTTGGCTCCGGGTTTCTAGAGCGTCTTGGTTTCTAGTGTATCCTGATCTCAGGGCATTTTCTGCTTATCAGAATAGGGGTATTGAAGtgaatttcaaagtaatgaaaatagaattcttctAAGATGCGCTGGTGTTTTCCTGTGGAAGATCAgtatgtaaaatatacatgactatTACGTTTGAACATTTATGACTGTTACTACTTTGTCTGACGATAGTTCTGCCAgggaagtttcttaaaagaaattgttttcggTCTTTCTTTTAGTCAAGATGAGTGATAAGCCAGACTTGTCGGAGGTGGAGAAGTTTGACaagtcaaaactgaagaaaactcataccgaggaaaaaaatactcttccctCAAAGGAAAGTAAGTCATGGAGGGTTTCTAGCTGAGACAGACAATGGTGAAAGTTGGTATCTTCAGTGAATAAACCtatcttctagtaatttttactATCGAGGAAGTAATTATTagagtaccattttattttatgcagccaTGACAACTATCAAAGAGTTGTCTCCTTCTTTGGATTATATAAATGGTTCGCACATGATAGGCCCTAGTAGTAATGGGGAAGTAAAAACCACTTCCCTgttggaaaattactaaaacacaCATTGAAACCAATCTTAAACATTGGACTTAGCACTAGAAAAACCTTACTTCTGTCTACTTTTagttatttggcatttttctgcatctagaaaTTTGAGTCCATTATCTCATGCCTAAAGAACCATGCCAGCTCTGCGGTCTGGGCCTTCTCCAATCTGGTGACAAGATAGGGATGCAGAACGAGTTTCGATCTTGGGTGCACTTGAGGCTCCCAGACTTAAGGGATCAGTTTTGCCCTCCAGAGTAACAGACAGCTGGAGAAACTCCAAGCATATTCACAACAGCTGAGgggcattttctgtcatgtgtgcGTTATTTGAGAGTTCcgaaattagtgaaaattatctcaaagtgtATAACTTCCAAATGGTATCGTCAGAGATAAACGTGAGCAAAATGCTTCACTTCCTCCTCGGTCTCAAATAATCTATCGAAAAACTGTCAACAACACAAATCTGCCTCTcgaatgaaagcaaaaaccaaaaaaactgcaaTTGAAGTAGATTCTAATGAATGTTCGAGTGgtaaacatgcacacacgtgcacacatgcaccccgCTGTGAGCATTTGTGGTTAGTGCCTTAGCATTCTCAATTAAAAGCATGTATGGCAGCCTTCCATGACTTACCTAAAgctgttttgtaagaaactgaattaaatcttaggaaaatactcttagtgatatatatattttttgttttgttttttttttcccctcagcgaTCCAGCAGGAGAAACAGTGTGCTCAGACATCGTAAAACGGGATCTCCTCCCAAGAGGAAATTTCAACATTGCCCGAGAGCCTTggttttatgcttgttttttgcAAACCGTTGTGTTTGTAGCGATTTTAGGCATCTTCTGCTGTCCTCTCATTTCTATTCCCTGGCTAAAAGGTCAGGTGGAACCAAAGTTTCCTGAAGTGTGCTTTCAAACTTGCCGTTGGTGTGTAAATTCCAGATGGCAGATGTTGCGAATAATCTCACCAGTGTTGACCCTTGTGTGTGTAGCCCTTTCACCCCCAGCAGGATAAGCCAGGTTTAACCTTCTGCAATGGGTGCCTCCATTGCTTCATTATCTTCATGAAGTTGCATGCTTCTGCAACTTctcacagtttgtttttatttccaatgtagtaatgaaataataaatacagtcattATCTGGCGGCTCTCgacttcatttcttctaaggAAGGAAAAGTACACAAGGGTACCCTTTTTCGCCAAACAAAACGGTTGAAGGAAAACCTCTTCAGCAGTGGACTAAGCCCCTTATCTCAGAgtgaagaaagacaaacacagggtCTGAAGTGACCCACTCAAGCTGAATAAGAACTGAAATTCAAGCTGGGCTGTCTTGCCTTCTGGAAAGTGTTTTCCGACTGAATGGGAGGGGGCACCTAAGCTTGGGGTTGGATGGAAAGGGCGCGGGAGGCACTTGTTAACACGCACTGTACTGAGCACATCACATCTTCAGTTGAGCGTCAACTCAGATATCTGATGCCCACTGATGACCTGTAACACTGAACCTCTGATCTGGTTCTTCTACTGAACAGAATTTACTGTCTCCTGAAGCAAGCATTTTTGGTTTCATGGTGAGCATAAGTGCTGTGGACCGTAtggtgttcccccacccccaccacaccaaattcatattttgaaggtcTACCCCTCAATGCGACTCTACCTGGAGATAGACTTTTTAGGAagtcattaaggttaaatgaggctacAAGGGCTGGGCCCCTCTGTGATCTATTACTATAGGTATCTTCCCACCATAAGGGATTATACCGTCCATACCTATTTGCAACCTCAACTATTATCTTACCTCCCTCTTTCTAGGGGCTCACATCCTTAAATACTCACTGGGGTTACAGAAAGTGGAAGGTGTTTTCTCTGCTCTAGCACAAATTTCCACAAGCAAAACAGCAGGTGGGTCAACTAAGGTAAAGTGTGGTTGAGGTGACACAATCTCAGAGCTTAGGGTAACCAGAAGATTTGAGCCCTGGAGGTCACCATGTTGGTCATCACTACCTTACCATCTGCCTGAAGCAATTGCCCAGTAGAGTCACTCAGTCCCTTACACTGACATGCTGCTTACAcgcttccctgcctgcctgtaaCTTCTATGCCATAATCCTAGGAGAGCATGCTGGAGACCCATACAGCGTGGTTAATCCATCCTCCAGTATTTGAAGTCAGCTGTTGTTTTCCTGCCCCCATACGTCCAAGTCTCCTCCAGCTGACCTTTTCAGAGCATTTGGACCCAAGTTACACAGATGGGGACCCATAACGGTTGCACTTTAGACGGACGGACACAAGTTTAGCCATTATCAGGTCCCTGGATCCCGATTCTGTCATCCAgcccatttgctctcctttcagTTTGCCATTTGCAGCTTGATAAAGATGCTGTACGTCCACGACAGACTCAGTAACGTGTGCATTAGCACACTAATCCAGCTCAAGATTAGGCCCATTTCAGATGCCTAAAGGAAAGCATGTCAGGTGAGCTGGGGATGGGACGAAAACTCCCAGTTTTTAGTTGCACCTGGTAaccgtcatttttttttttaaaggattgattCCTCCCAGGGCAGTGTAAATGATAAACTGAGTGGGAGCAAGTGAGAGGTATGTGGTGGGAGGGGAAGTCACATAGTTTCTAAGTGAACGCTCCTACAGAAATAAGACGGGAAGAACGATTGCTCACTGGAAGTAGTTTTGCCCTGCATTTCTCAAGTAAATCACATGGGCCTAATCTTGTAGTGAGTGACTAGGTTCACTTGtctttccaagcagagggaggttTTTTTCCCAAGCATCCGGGATTGAGGTTTCAGAGCcctgaatccatttattatttgcaaaaccaACCATCCGAAGGTCTTCTTGTAGCAGTTACATTtacgggaaaaaagaaaagcctggagttaagtggattttcttatgcatgtctacatcttttgaaaatacctGGTCCATGCTTTGACACCTGTATCCTGTCAGTGTACATAGGCCGACATGTCCTTaattgcaaagaacagaaaatggcaaaaagctggaaagccataatatatatgctgcaagttaatccaaagacaaaaatcagccaAATCGTATGTCACGACGACTTCATCTTTGCAAAGGGTCAAAAACCTCATTTAGTGTCATCacttaaaattctcaagaaactgCACAGGCAAGTGAGTTTTAGGAATGCCCTAGAATGTAACCATCGCATATTCAcacctgagaaaaatgtcttgcCCTTCGTCTCTCAAATGCATAGGAATATGTTTGATCCTTGCCTTGGGAAGTTTCAACCGGTATGATCTCGGGCAAGTGACAATCTATTgtggttcagtttcttcatccatagaaatggagatgataacgCTGTTTCCTTCAAGGGGATGTGGTGAAAAGTAGTTGAGGTACTCCCCgtcaagtgcttagcacaatgctggCACAGTCGCCAAGCACGCCATGTCCGAGGTCACCAAGGCCAAGCTCAGGTTCCCCATGAGCACCTGAGCTGCCTCCCGCCCCCGAGCATCGCCCCCGAAGGCTGTTTTCAGAGCCACCCCAGTCGGCCCGTAAATCCTGGAGCCCTCCGAAGGTGTGCCCGTGGCAGTttgagggcaggggtcagggggcgTGCTGCCAATGTGTattagtcttcctttttttatttctttcttccttatagtTAAAGTGTACGACACGATGGCTCTGGCTCGTacgcatatacatagtgaagagattactacagtcaaacaaATGACCATCTTCATCACCTTCTACCCTTGTATGCTAAGAGAATCTAAAATCTACTGTCTTGGTAAAGTTTCAGAATCAAACacaacattattaacaatagtcgtCCTGCTGTACTTTGGATCTCCAGACGTATTCATTGGCCCAATTCCTGATTTGTACCCCTTGACCTCCTTGTTCCCAtttgctcctctccctgcagtgggtagttttctggcaggtggcaggtggcttgCTGCTGGCTTCCCAGCATTCTTTACTGTGAACCACATTGTCAACACTAATATAACTgtccttcattgtttttattatacataacgcTCGAGTTTGTATATCATATAATTGGATcgatttctgtaatttatatgtGCACAAGTGTATGGAAGTCCTGTGATTGAATTAAATTACCACagaatcttttgattttaaaacattgccacataatcgattcccttttcctctgttaggagttttcattgaaaagtaaatttgaaagcatttagaaaaagtttttttttacacAGGAGCTCTAATATGTAGTCACCAGTTCTAaaatgtgctctccttttcagcatctaagagttttgaatagatttattttacactttacacaggttgcatatttaaaaatatccccTATCGGTTAGTTTTCACTATGAAAACCTGggcttttccactttttgttccAGATTCATTGAGGGTTTTAAATAAGGACTGGATGTAGGGGATGGGCAGCCAGGTCCCTTGACGTCCAGGAGCGCTAGTCACCAGTTCGTAGTAACTAGCTGCTAGGAACTAGTTGCTAGTTACTAGTAAAGTAGtgacttcagtttctagaaagcctaggAATAAGTACTGTTGTGGAActcttggatttaattttttctatgctgtgttttgtttcctcACGTGTGTTTCTAATGGGCTAAGTAATAAAGTTAATGCGGAAAAAAAGGTTGACTGGAGTGTTATCGTCCTGTTAATACTCTATTCCGCATATAGATGCTTaggatgtgttatttattttaaagttttaataatatattttatttaatccaacatagcaaaattataatttctatatgtaatgaaTATCAACAGTTTGTCAATTACGTAAGCGCTGACTCTTCCCTTCAGTTGGTTTTCTCTGCAAACCGCACCAGGAGGTGCCACATTTTCGTCCATCAACTACTGAAGAAAGTAGTCATGCGTTCTGTTCCCTTCTAGTCCTCAAACCCAGTCGTCCCTTGTCCCACAGACATTTCATCTGTGTCAGTCCCATTTTGTTCCCTGTCTACAATTCCCAACGTCATTTTGGTGCTTTGCTGATGTTTCTACttgatttctgaatttccaaACGGAAACCACAAACACCCATAGCGCAGTCATCATTTCCTAATCGtgttgatttcttaaaatcactTTTCCTTAGAGGATATGTAGGAGATCAGTACTCACggaaaactctagaaaattattttaggccacacagaacaaaaagcaacagaagaacagaaaatttactcGGATTTTGAGGAAGCCACAAATAGCACGATAAATTAAGTGGTTACAGGTCTTTCGGGTCATCTGAGGcggctctgaaaagagcctttggggGGCCGTGCCCGGGGGCAGGAGGCGGCTCATGTGCTCATGGTGAACCTGAGCACAGCCCTGGTGCCCTCGGTCACGGCATGCTTGCGGAGCTCCCCGGTCAGCAGCAGGTGCACGGCGGCCTGGATGTCCTGTGAGGTGAGGGTGCAGCGCTGGTTGTAACGGGCCAGGCGGCCGGCCTCTTCGGCGAGGCGCTCGAAGAGGTCGCTAATGCACGAGTCCATGACGTTCACGGCCTGCTGGGACAGGCTGAGGCCGTCGTGGACCAGCTTCAGAACCCTGGGGAAATAGGTGGCGAAACTGTCCTcgccgcggcggccgcggcggcagcGGGTGtgacggcggctgcggcggcgatgGCGCCTGGGCTTCCTCTGTTTCAGGGCCGTCGGAGCGCCCTTCTCAGGCGCCTGGGTGCTGACACCTTCCTCCGGAGACGGGGCAGAGGCAGGCTCCGCCATCCCTCAGGCAACCCCCAAGAGCTAGGAGGCACCGACGATGGCGCTGCTGCCAGGCGGGGAGCCCTTTTTATAGTCGCTGCCTTGCCTCACGTCATGCGTGACCTCGACTTCTGACTGGGTGTCAGGGCACACAGGGAGCGCGTGAGTGAGCCTAGCGGAGTGTGCTGGGACTGCACGGTCCTCCTGCTGGCGGTCCCTCCACCAATCACAGTGAGCGTCTGGAGCCCTGCAAGCTGCCTGTCTGGTCCCATACAGAAATTCACAGCAAGAGAACCCACACAGGAAGGCTGTGGCACGGCCAGCAGAGGGCTCATGGACGTGGAGATGTGTCGGTCCACCTCCCGCCTCCGGTTCTGATCGAAACCCTCAATGAATCAGGATAACGGAGTAAAAAACTACCGTTTGTAAAGAGTGAAATCAAACACAACTGGGGTATTTAGACCTacataagaaaattcagcatttacCAGGTTTGTAGTCACACTCCTAATGATACTTAGATCCGAAAAAGTACCCTACATTCTAGCATTGCTGAATACATAGAACAGCCcttgattgaaagagaaaaaaggtattgGTCTAATTTTGCAGTAAGTCACCCAAAAGGTAAGAGACAGtcaagaaatagtttaaaatcacGTGCTTTTCAAAAATCGGACAGTTCgagaaaattta is a window of Cynocephalus volans isolate mCynVol1 chromosome X, mCynVol1.pri, whole genome shotgun sequence DNA encoding:
- the LOC134368225 gene encoding histone H2A-Bbd type 2/3-like, producing the protein MRGRVAVARLRSTGQVPCRRSRAHRAELTFSVSHPERLLREGHYAQCPSSCAPVFLGAIVEYVTAKVLELASDEARRSSRRCITLELLDVAVHSNALLSGFFVTTTISQVAPA
- the LOC134367487 gene encoding thymosin beta-15A: MSDKPDLSEVEKFDKSKLKKTHTEEKNTLPSKETIQQEKQCAQTS
- the LOC134368226 gene encoding late histone H2B.L4-like, whose translation is MAEPASAPSPEEGVSTQAPEKGAPTALKQRKPRRHRRRSRRHTRCRRGRRGEDSFATYFPRVLKLVHDGLSLSQQAVNVMDSCISDLFERLAEEAGRLARYNQRCTLTSQDIQAAVHLLLTGELRKHAVTEGTRAVLRFTMST